One Aphelocoma coerulescens isolate FSJ_1873_10779 chromosome 5, UR_Acoe_1.0, whole genome shotgun sequence DNA segment encodes these proteins:
- the PAK6 gene encoding serine/threonine-protein kinase PAK 6 isoform X3, which yields MCIMFRKKKKKRPEISAPQNFEHRVHTSFDPKEGKFVGLPPQWQNILDTLRRPKPVVDPSRITRMQLQPMKTVVRGSTVEVEGYISGLLNDIQKLSAISSNTLRGRSPTSRRRAQSLGLLGDERPPDMYLQSPEGDWADKYGNYLNCNGGSKVARRQTMWPDYKPRLEGQSHPNGMVTKAQSLGPSEFQGADGSCLQRASGLPHVPAVPGESETAMKSPEEGWLQRQSNARPSGEGSPNSKSRENSLKRRLLRSMFPSSSASNKPGPPLQIKPNAFFKPQQWGSPHSPAAKAQSLPPEQPASEFPRMISEAGTPQKSPTAEKAVAVPPGRPSPAGSPRNRQTQTSSSNLHLPQDSAGKGQPPSEDPVVVTHEQFKAALRMVVDQGDPRTLLENYVKIGEGSTGIVCIAREKHSGRQVAVKMMDLRKQQRRELLFNEVVIMRDYQHVNVVEMYKSYLVGEELWVLMEFLQGGALTDIVSQIRLNEEQIATVCESVLQALSYLHSQGVIHRDIKSDSILLTLDGRVKLSDFGFCAQISKDVPKRKSLVGTPYWMAPEVIARIPYTTEVDIWSLGIMVIEMVDGEPPYFSDSPVQAMKRLRDSPPPKLKNFHRFMHGTAPINCSIT from the exons ATGT GCATCATGTTccgcaagaagaagaagaaacgcCCCGAGATCTCAGCCCCACAGAACTTTGAGCACCGTGTCCACACCTCGTTTGACCCAAAGGAGGGCAAATTTGTGGGCCTGCCACCTCAATGGCAGAATATTCTGGACACGCTGAGGCGCCCCAAGCCAGTGGTAGACCCTTCAAGGATCACGAGGATGCAGCTCCAGCCTATGAAG ACCGTGGTACGGGGCAGCACCGTGGAAGTGGAAGGCTACATCTCTGGGCTGCTCAATGACATCCAGAAGCTTTCTGCCATCAGCTCGAACACTCTGAGGGGCAGGAGCCCCACCAGCAGGAGGAGAGCCCAGTCCCTTGGGCTCCTGGGAGACGAGAGACCCCCAGACATGTACCTTCAGAGTCCTGAAGGAGACTGGGCAGACAAGTATGGGAACTACCTCAACTGCAATGGTGGGTCCAAGGTGGCCCGGAGGCAGACCATGTGGCCGGATTACAAGCCCCGCCTGGAAGGGCAGTCTCATCCCAACGGAATGGTGACAAAAGCCCAGTCCCTGGGGCCGTCGGAGTTCCAGGGCGCCGATGGCAGCTGTCTGCAGCGCGCCTCGGGGCTGCCGCACGTGCCCGCTGTGCCGGGGGAGAGCGAGACGGCCATGAAGAGCCCGGAAGAAGGCTGGCTTCAGCGACAGTCCAACGCCAGGCCCTCGGGGGAGGGCAGCCCCAACTCCAAATCCCGGGAGAACAGCCTGAAGAGGAGGCTCTTGCGCAGCATGTTCCCCTCATCCAGCGCCTCAAACAAGCCAGGCCCTCCCCTGCAGATCAAG CCTAATGCTTTCTTCAAGCCCCAGCAGTGGGgttctccccacagccctgcagccaaaGCCCAGTCTCTCCCCCCAGAACAACCTGCCTCTGAGTTCCCCAGGATGATCTCTGAAGCTGGGACTCCCCAGAAGTCCCCAACAGCAGAGAAGGCTGTGGCAGTGCCACCAGGCCGGCCCTCCCCGGCAGGGTCCCCCAGGAACCGGCAGACCCAGACCAGTTCCAGCAACCTTCACCTGCCCCAGGACTCTGCTGGGAAGGGGCAGCCACCCAGCGAGGACCCCGTGGTTGTGACTCACGAGCAGTTCAAAGCTGCCCTCAGGATGGTTGTGGACCAGGGAGATCCCAGGACATTGCTGGAGAATTATGTCAAGATTGGGGAGGGCTCCACAGGAATTGTGTGCATTGCTCGGGAGAAGCACTCAGGGCGTCAGGTGGCTGTGAAAATGATGGatctgaggaagcagcagcgCCGGGAGCTCCTCTTCAATGAG GTGGTGATAATGAGGGACTATCAACACGTCAACGTTGTGGAGATGTACAAGAGCTACCTCGTGGGAGAGGAGCTCTGGGTGCTGATGGAGTTCCTTCAGGGAGGAGCCctcacagacatcgtgtctcaGATCAG GCTGAACGAGGAGCAGATTGCCACAGTGTGTGAGTCAGTGCTGCAGGCTCTGTCCTATCTCCACTCTCAGGGGGTCATTCACCGAGACATCAAGAGCGACTCCATTCTTCTGACGTTGGATGGCAGG GTCAAACTCTCTGATTTTGGCTTCTGTGCTCAGATCAGTAAAGATGTACCTAAAAGAAAATCCTTGGTTGGTACTCCTTATTGGATGGCTCCAGAAGTCATTGCAAGGATACCATACACCACTGAG GTGGATATCTGGTCCCTGGGGATCATGGTGATAGAGATGGTAGATGGAGAACCCCCCTACTTCAGTGATTCTCCAGTCCAGGCAATGAAGAGACTCCGTGACAGCCCTCCTCCCAAACTGAAAAACTTCCACAGG
- the PAK6 gene encoding serine/threonine-protein kinase PAK 6 isoform X1 → MCIMFRKKKKKRPEISAPQNFEHRVHTSFDPKEGKFVGLPPQWQNILDTLRRPKPVVDPSRITRMQLQPMKTVVRGSTVEVEGYISGLLNDIQKLSAISSNTLRGRSPTSRRRAQSLGLLGDERPPDMYLQSPEGDWADKYGNYLNCNGGSKVARRQTMWPDYKPRLEGQSHPNGMVTKAQSLGPSEFQGADGSCLQRASGLPHVPAVPGESETAMKSPEEGWLQRQSNARPSGEGSPNSKSRENSLKRRLLRSMFPSSSASNKPGPPLQIKPNAFFKPQQWGSPHSPAAKAQSLPPEQPASEFPRMISEAGTPQKSPTAEKAVAVPPGRPSPAGSPRNRQTQTSSSNLHLPQDSAGKGQPPSEDPVVVTHEQFKAALRMVVDQGDPRTLLENYVKIGEGSTGIVCIAREKHSGRQVAVKMMDLRKQQRRELLFNEVVIMRDYQHVNVVEMYKSYLVGEELWVLMEFLQGGALTDIVSQIRLNEEQIATVCESVLQALSYLHSQGVIHRDIKSDSILLTLDGRVKLSDFGFCAQISKDVPKRKSLVGTPYWMAPEVIARIPYTTEVDIWSLGIMVIEMVDGEPPYFSDSPVQAMKRLRDSPPPKLKNFHRTSPVLRDFLERMLTRDPLERATAQELLDHPFLLQTGLPECLVPLIQQYRKRTSTC, encoded by the exons ATGT GCATCATGTTccgcaagaagaagaagaaacgcCCCGAGATCTCAGCCCCACAGAACTTTGAGCACCGTGTCCACACCTCGTTTGACCCAAAGGAGGGCAAATTTGTGGGCCTGCCACCTCAATGGCAGAATATTCTGGACACGCTGAGGCGCCCCAAGCCAGTGGTAGACCCTTCAAGGATCACGAGGATGCAGCTCCAGCCTATGAAG ACCGTGGTACGGGGCAGCACCGTGGAAGTGGAAGGCTACATCTCTGGGCTGCTCAATGACATCCAGAAGCTTTCTGCCATCAGCTCGAACACTCTGAGGGGCAGGAGCCCCACCAGCAGGAGGAGAGCCCAGTCCCTTGGGCTCCTGGGAGACGAGAGACCCCCAGACATGTACCTTCAGAGTCCTGAAGGAGACTGGGCAGACAAGTATGGGAACTACCTCAACTGCAATGGTGGGTCCAAGGTGGCCCGGAGGCAGACCATGTGGCCGGATTACAAGCCCCGCCTGGAAGGGCAGTCTCATCCCAACGGAATGGTGACAAAAGCCCAGTCCCTGGGGCCGTCGGAGTTCCAGGGCGCCGATGGCAGCTGTCTGCAGCGCGCCTCGGGGCTGCCGCACGTGCCCGCTGTGCCGGGGGAGAGCGAGACGGCCATGAAGAGCCCGGAAGAAGGCTGGCTTCAGCGACAGTCCAACGCCAGGCCCTCGGGGGAGGGCAGCCCCAACTCCAAATCCCGGGAGAACAGCCTGAAGAGGAGGCTCTTGCGCAGCATGTTCCCCTCATCCAGCGCCTCAAACAAGCCAGGCCCTCCCCTGCAGATCAAG CCTAATGCTTTCTTCAAGCCCCAGCAGTGGGgttctccccacagccctgcagccaaaGCCCAGTCTCTCCCCCCAGAACAACCTGCCTCTGAGTTCCCCAGGATGATCTCTGAAGCTGGGACTCCCCAGAAGTCCCCAACAGCAGAGAAGGCTGTGGCAGTGCCACCAGGCCGGCCCTCCCCGGCAGGGTCCCCCAGGAACCGGCAGACCCAGACCAGTTCCAGCAACCTTCACCTGCCCCAGGACTCTGCTGGGAAGGGGCAGCCACCCAGCGAGGACCCCGTGGTTGTGACTCACGAGCAGTTCAAAGCTGCCCTCAGGATGGTTGTGGACCAGGGAGATCCCAGGACATTGCTGGAGAATTATGTCAAGATTGGGGAGGGCTCCACAGGAATTGTGTGCATTGCTCGGGAGAAGCACTCAGGGCGTCAGGTGGCTGTGAAAATGATGGatctgaggaagcagcagcgCCGGGAGCTCCTCTTCAATGAG GTGGTGATAATGAGGGACTATCAACACGTCAACGTTGTGGAGATGTACAAGAGCTACCTCGTGGGAGAGGAGCTCTGGGTGCTGATGGAGTTCCTTCAGGGAGGAGCCctcacagacatcgtgtctcaGATCAG GCTGAACGAGGAGCAGATTGCCACAGTGTGTGAGTCAGTGCTGCAGGCTCTGTCCTATCTCCACTCTCAGGGGGTCATTCACCGAGACATCAAGAGCGACTCCATTCTTCTGACGTTGGATGGCAGG GTCAAACTCTCTGATTTTGGCTTCTGTGCTCAGATCAGTAAAGATGTACCTAAAAGAAAATCCTTGGTTGGTACTCCTTATTGGATGGCTCCAGAAGTCATTGCAAGGATACCATACACCACTGAG GTGGATATCTGGTCCCTGGGGATCATGGTGATAGAGATGGTAGATGGAGAACCCCCCTACTTCAGTGATTCTCCAGTCCAGGCAATGAAGAGACTCCGTGACAGCCCTCCTCCCAAACTGAAAAACTTCCACAGG
- the PAK6 gene encoding serine/threonine-protein kinase PAK 6 isoform X2, whose translation MFRKKKKKRPEISAPQNFEHRVHTSFDPKEGKFVGLPPQWQNILDTLRRPKPVVDPSRITRMQLQPMKTVVRGSTVEVEGYISGLLNDIQKLSAISSNTLRGRSPTSRRRAQSLGLLGDERPPDMYLQSPEGDWADKYGNYLNCNGGSKVARRQTMWPDYKPRLEGQSHPNGMVTKAQSLGPSEFQGADGSCLQRASGLPHVPAVPGESETAMKSPEEGWLQRQSNARPSGEGSPNSKSRENSLKRRLLRSMFPSSSASNKPGPPLQIKPNAFFKPQQWGSPHSPAAKAQSLPPEQPASEFPRMISEAGTPQKSPTAEKAVAVPPGRPSPAGSPRNRQTQTSSSNLHLPQDSAGKGQPPSEDPVVVTHEQFKAALRMVVDQGDPRTLLENYVKIGEGSTGIVCIAREKHSGRQVAVKMMDLRKQQRRELLFNEVVIMRDYQHVNVVEMYKSYLVGEELWVLMEFLQGGALTDIVSQIRLNEEQIATVCESVLQALSYLHSQGVIHRDIKSDSILLTLDGRVKLSDFGFCAQISKDVPKRKSLVGTPYWMAPEVIARIPYTTEVDIWSLGIMVIEMVDGEPPYFSDSPVQAMKRLRDSPPPKLKNFHRTSPVLRDFLERMLTRDPLERATAQELLDHPFLLQTGLPECLVPLIQQYRKRTSTC comes from the exons ATGTTccgcaagaagaagaagaaacgcCCCGAGATCTCAGCCCCACAGAACTTTGAGCACCGTGTCCACACCTCGTTTGACCCAAAGGAGGGCAAATTTGTGGGCCTGCCACCTCAATGGCAGAATATTCTGGACACGCTGAGGCGCCCCAAGCCAGTGGTAGACCCTTCAAGGATCACGAGGATGCAGCTCCAGCCTATGAAG ACCGTGGTACGGGGCAGCACCGTGGAAGTGGAAGGCTACATCTCTGGGCTGCTCAATGACATCCAGAAGCTTTCTGCCATCAGCTCGAACACTCTGAGGGGCAGGAGCCCCACCAGCAGGAGGAGAGCCCAGTCCCTTGGGCTCCTGGGAGACGAGAGACCCCCAGACATGTACCTTCAGAGTCCTGAAGGAGACTGGGCAGACAAGTATGGGAACTACCTCAACTGCAATGGTGGGTCCAAGGTGGCCCGGAGGCAGACCATGTGGCCGGATTACAAGCCCCGCCTGGAAGGGCAGTCTCATCCCAACGGAATGGTGACAAAAGCCCAGTCCCTGGGGCCGTCGGAGTTCCAGGGCGCCGATGGCAGCTGTCTGCAGCGCGCCTCGGGGCTGCCGCACGTGCCCGCTGTGCCGGGGGAGAGCGAGACGGCCATGAAGAGCCCGGAAGAAGGCTGGCTTCAGCGACAGTCCAACGCCAGGCCCTCGGGGGAGGGCAGCCCCAACTCCAAATCCCGGGAGAACAGCCTGAAGAGGAGGCTCTTGCGCAGCATGTTCCCCTCATCCAGCGCCTCAAACAAGCCAGGCCCTCCCCTGCAGATCAAG CCTAATGCTTTCTTCAAGCCCCAGCAGTGGGgttctccccacagccctgcagccaaaGCCCAGTCTCTCCCCCCAGAACAACCTGCCTCTGAGTTCCCCAGGATGATCTCTGAAGCTGGGACTCCCCAGAAGTCCCCAACAGCAGAGAAGGCTGTGGCAGTGCCACCAGGCCGGCCCTCCCCGGCAGGGTCCCCCAGGAACCGGCAGACCCAGACCAGTTCCAGCAACCTTCACCTGCCCCAGGACTCTGCTGGGAAGGGGCAGCCACCCAGCGAGGACCCCGTGGTTGTGACTCACGAGCAGTTCAAAGCTGCCCTCAGGATGGTTGTGGACCAGGGAGATCCCAGGACATTGCTGGAGAATTATGTCAAGATTGGGGAGGGCTCCACAGGAATTGTGTGCATTGCTCGGGAGAAGCACTCAGGGCGTCAGGTGGCTGTGAAAATGATGGatctgaggaagcagcagcgCCGGGAGCTCCTCTTCAATGAG GTGGTGATAATGAGGGACTATCAACACGTCAACGTTGTGGAGATGTACAAGAGCTACCTCGTGGGAGAGGAGCTCTGGGTGCTGATGGAGTTCCTTCAGGGAGGAGCCctcacagacatcgtgtctcaGATCAG GCTGAACGAGGAGCAGATTGCCACAGTGTGTGAGTCAGTGCTGCAGGCTCTGTCCTATCTCCACTCTCAGGGGGTCATTCACCGAGACATCAAGAGCGACTCCATTCTTCTGACGTTGGATGGCAGG GTCAAACTCTCTGATTTTGGCTTCTGTGCTCAGATCAGTAAAGATGTACCTAAAAGAAAATCCTTGGTTGGTACTCCTTATTGGATGGCTCCAGAAGTCATTGCAAGGATACCATACACCACTGAG GTGGATATCTGGTCCCTGGGGATCATGGTGATAGAGATGGTAGATGGAGAACCCCCCTACTTCAGTGATTCTCCAGTCCAGGCAATGAAGAGACTCCGTGACAGCCCTCCTCCCAAACTGAAAAACTTCCACAGG